In one Thermococcus sp. 2319x1 genomic region, the following are encoded:
- a CDS encoding DUF4129 domain-containing protein yields MRRGIMALYLLIILLMGAIVSSEAKIGEIKKGNQDYYLTGLFFAILIVLGGIILIQIFLTVGDPFAKKGPEYGVNWGIFLAIIIGSTILALLILYKVYKTPLPNMTVNGSEGIYHVNQGYHVSFYERYFQNPFGGSSEGSVYLYALFGVLVITLSYVAVRFYLDLRAARERRKLKEIVEQFDKKLEEEGIDFLGDPNEIVVKLYKNAVIWLRLLGIPYRESWTHWEHAEKVKYKHDAYVKLARLFEKAKYAPEKVTMEDAREAYELYMKIKGDANEVEA; encoded by the coding sequence ATGAGGCGTGGAATAATGGCCCTATACTTGCTGATAATCCTGCTAATGGGCGCAATAGTAAGCTCTGAGGCTAAGATAGGTGAAATTAAGAAGGGTAATCAAGACTATTACCTAACAGGGCTTTTCTTTGCTATCTTGATAGTTCTTGGGGGCATAATACTGATCCAGATTTTCCTAACTGTTGGAGATCCTTTTGCGAAAAAGGGCCCGGAATACGGTGTAAACTGGGGCATCTTCCTTGCCATAATAATAGGCTCCACTATACTTGCTCTCCTCATTCTCTACAAGGTTTACAAGACTCCCTTACCGAATATGACGGTGAACGGGAGTGAGGGAATTTACCACGTTAATCAGGGTTATCACGTTAGCTTCTACGAGAGGTATTTCCAAAATCCCTTTGGAGGGTCTTCAGAAGGTAGCGTTTACCTATATGCTCTCTTTGGAGTTCTTGTAATAACCCTCAGCTATGTTGCGGTGAGGTTTTATCTTGATTTGAGGGCTGCCAGAGAAAGGAGAAAACTTAAAGAGATTGTTGAACAATTTGATAAGAAGTTGGAAGAAGAGGGCATAGATTTCCTTGGAGATCCGAACGAAATTGTGGTGAAGCTCTACAAGAACGCAGTGATCTGGCTTAGGCTTTTGGGCATCCCCTACAGAGAAAGCTGGACTCATTGGGAGCATGCTGAAAAGGTAAAATACAAACACGACGCATATGTAAAGCTTGCGAGGCTTTTTGAAAAGGCAAAATACGCTCCGGAAAAGGTAACTATGGAAGATGCGAGGGAGGCTTATGAGCTTTACATGAAAATCAAGGGGGATGCAAATGAAGTTGAGGCTTAA
- a CDS encoding DUF2118 domain-containing protein, with the protein MEKLPQLFVEAEFEECFEGDEAKVDCIIIQDNIEVRLQKGQKLPEFIDVKKAKFLRKEIYDRFHFYVDKYEHKMLCDARIVFPDRRTEIRLYKGDELMLLPVEGFVSTIIAGVGNRVRKSDAFAAITTKKGEVHYLKPPKNGVVVYIDEFTNRPHYIYYLLPEE; encoded by the coding sequence ATGGAAAAACTCCCGCAGTTGTTCGTTGAGGCAGAGTTTGAAGAATGCTTTGAAGGAGACGAGGCAAAAGTTGATTGCATAATAATCCAAGACAACATAGAGGTTAGACTACAAAAGGGACAAAAGCTTCCGGAGTTTATAGACGTTAAAAAAGCAAAGTTTCTGCGGAAAGAAATTTACGACAGGTTTCACTTTTATGTGGATAAATACGAGCATAAAATGCTCTGTGATGCGAGAATAGTTTTCCCCGATAGAAGAACCGAGATAAGGCTGTATAAAGGAGACGAACTTATGTTGCTCCCGGTGGAGGGGTTTGTTTCCACGATAATAGCTGGAGTGGGAAACAGGGTAAGAAAAAGCGATGCCTTCGCTGCAATAACAACTAAAAAAGGAGAAGTCCACTACCTAAAGCCTCCAAAAAATGGGGTGGTGGTTTACATAGACGAGTTCACTAATAGGCCTCACTACATTTACTACCTTCTCCCGGAGGAATAG
- a CDS encoding peptidylprolyl isomerase, whose product MKVEKGDFVVFNYIGRFENGEIFDTTYEDIAKEAGIYVEDRAYGPLGANVGVGELIPGIDEALIGMQIGEKKTIVVPPEKGYGMPRDDLIIDVPIEEFEKADIEPVEGAYIMTDSGIARITAVTEENVTLDFNHPLAGKTLTFEVEIVDIEKARPESDES is encoded by the coding sequence ATGAAAGTTGAAAAAGGAGATTTTGTGGTTTTTAACTACATTGGAAGGTTTGAAAACGGAGAAATATTCGATACGACTTATGAGGATATCGCCAAGGAAGCGGGCATTTATGTTGAGGACAGAGCATACGGGCCCCTTGGGGCTAACGTTGGTGTCGGTGAGCTTATCCCCGGAATAGACGAGGCTCTTATAGGGATGCAAATCGGAGAGAAAAAAACCATAGTGGTTCCTCCCGAGAAAGGCTACGGGATGCCAAGGGATGACCTGATAATTGATGTCCCAATAGAGGAGTTCGAAAAAGCAGATATAGAACCGGTAGAAGGGGCTTACATAATGACCGATAGTGGGATAGCAAGAATAACCGCAGTCACAGAAGAAAACGTAACTTTGGACTTCAACCATCCTCTGGCAGGCAAGACACTAACGTTTGAAGTGGAAATAGTGGATATAGAAAAGGCAAGGCCAGAATCAGATGAATCCTGA
- a CDS encoding type II secretion system F family protein yields the protein MAEVKFLRPFAKALGKLLPQRWVRRYELFLYSAGISFLALEFLLISLLLAGLVGIIVFILSPVKIYVIPPSLAVFLGVAFVYPYYLLSKKIEDMERNLPDAFFYLASSLRAGVSFSEALEEASTARFGALTEEFKRTVQEIKRGRATIEALRAFAIRNKKSSVIYRSTMIILEAYERGAPMADVLVAVANDVREILRIKKERKASTGMQAMFFIIASGFIGPFILGVVSQIMGGMNTPEVGLNLPLEAIKNVSLAFVAIQAIVSGLGIGIIREGKFSAGFKYSAMLAILGVVIFLVATRVQISGFI from the coding sequence TTGGCTGAAGTTAAATTCCTCAGGCCATTTGCGAAAGCCCTTGGGAAGCTGCTTCCCCAGAGATGGGTTAGGAGGTACGAGCTCTTCCTATACTCGGCGGGAATATCATTTTTAGCGCTTGAATTTTTGCTGATATCGTTACTGCTGGCAGGATTGGTCGGGATAATAGTTTTCATTCTGTCTCCAGTCAAGATCTACGTAATCCCACCATCTCTTGCGGTTTTTCTGGGAGTTGCGTTTGTTTATCCATACTACCTCCTATCCAAGAAGATAGAAGACATGGAAAGAAATCTTCCCGATGCTTTCTTCTATCTTGCAAGTTCTTTGAGGGCTGGAGTTTCCTTCTCTGAAGCTTTGGAGGAGGCATCAACTGCAAGGTTTGGAGCATTGACAGAGGAATTCAAGAGAACAGTACAGGAGATAAAGAGGGGTAGAGCAACAATAGAAGCCCTGAGAGCCTTTGCAATAAGAAACAAGAAATCTTCGGTAATTTATCGCTCCACAATGATCATCCTGGAGGCCTACGAGAGAGGAGCCCCGATGGCCGATGTACTTGTGGCGGTTGCCAACGACGTCCGTGAAATACTGAGAATAAAAAAGGAGAGGAAAGCTTCAACCGGAATGCAGGCAATGTTCTTTATAATTGCAAGCGGCTTCATAGGGCCATTCATCCTGGGGGTTGTATCCCAGATTATGGGGGGTATGAACACTCCCGAAGTGGGACTTAACCTGCCATTAGAAGCGATAAAAAATGTTTCCCTTGCGTTTGTGGCAATACAAGCCATAGTTTCGGGGTTAGGAATTGGAATAATAAGAGAAGGAAAGTTCTCTGCAGGCTTCAAGTACAGCGCAATGCTGGCCATACTTGGAGTTGTGATATTCCTTGTGGCCACCAGGGTTCAGATATCAGGATTCATCTGA
- a CDS encoding type II secretion system F family protein yields MGVKEKILKFIERLGEKTIEVSERPISRIPKTLTFQERLQLLKKLQEEVSQEREEKYEKELEEIVEWRKRELEESFTHRFSEFVLRHFRGPVESFTKSLKGLDYDLVRANIKMSKEQFVALMLGVSIFTAIFAFLIGVFLLMPVDISLMLGILGFIGGFLYMRNYPRIVWRRRVVEVEKALPYVLRHMASLLSAGVGIAEAMVSVANADYGPISEEFDLMIRDMHGGTSFEDALMRFEERMASENVSRVVKQILRATKFGGNLADILYKLAEDFSFEYRMKLVEYIQKVNGVAFVYMFITIIMPTLFVVAILAASLMSRALVMPVQGLAVILLFGFPAISTLVVFMIKRSEPR; encoded by the coding sequence TTGGGGGTAAAGGAGAAAATACTTAAATTCATTGAAAGGCTGGGTGAAAAAACTATAGAGGTTAGCGAACGTCCTATTTCAAGAATTCCTAAAACACTAACTTTCCAGGAAAGACTTCAACTCCTGAAAAAACTTCAAGAGGAAGTCTCTCAGGAGAGAGAAGAAAAATACGAAAAAGAACTTGAAGAGATTGTTGAATGGAGAAAAAGAGAGCTGGAGGAATCTTTTACCCATAGATTCTCAGAATTTGTGCTTAGGCACTTTAGGGGTCCAGTTGAATCGTTTACAAAGTCCCTAAAGGGACTCGACTATGACCTCGTGAGGGCTAACATTAAAATGAGTAAAGAGCAGTTCGTTGCACTGATGCTGGGTGTTTCCATTTTCACTGCAATTTTTGCTTTTTTAATAGGCGTTTTTCTCCTCATGCCTGTTGACATCTCCCTGATGCTCGGGATACTGGGCTTTATTGGTGGATTCCTGTATATGAGAAACTATCCAAGAATAGTCTGGCGAAGAAGGGTTGTAGAGGTGGAAAAAGCCCTTCCATATGTTTTGAGGCACATGGCATCGCTTTTGAGTGCTGGAGTTGGTATAGCTGAGGCAATGGTTTCCGTTGCCAATGCGGATTATGGTCCCATATCCGAGGAATTTGACCTTATGATAAGAGACATGCACGGAGGAACGTCCTTTGAAGATGCACTAATGAGGTTTGAGGAGAGGATGGCGTCCGAAAACGTTAGTAGAGTTGTAAAGCAGATCCTTAGGGCCACAAAATTCGGTGGAAACTTGGCGGATATTCTCTACAAACTGGCAGAGGACTTTTCCTTTGAATACAGAATGAAGCTTGTGGAGTACATCCAAAAGGTAAACGGTGTGGCATTTGTTTACATGTTCATAACCATAATAATGCCAACGCTATTCGTTGTGGCGATACTGGCCGCTTCATTAATGAGTAGGGCGTTAGTAATGCCCGTCCAAGGGTTAGCCGTTATTCTGCTCTTTGGGTTCCCAGCTATCTCAACACTCGTTGTGTTTATGATAAAACGCAGTGAGCCGAGGTGA